Proteins from a single region of Centropristis striata isolate RG_2023a ecotype Rhode Island chromosome 9, C.striata_1.0, whole genome shotgun sequence:
- the dio1 gene encoding type I iodothyronine deiodinase has product MSFHRLLVYLSTLCLFFYLVGLNFMFYIMGFVSPSLAKKLILKMGERTTMTQNPKFKYEDWGLTFGTMIFVKTAAYHMWLSLGQDAFVGEKAPDTPVVTMQGDKSSVCKYMKGNRPLVLSFGSCTUPPFMYKLDEFKELVKDFSDVADFLVIYIAEAHSTDGWAFSNNIEIRQHQSLEERLSAAQILVQKEPLCPVVVDDMKDVSAIKYGALPERLYVLQAGKVVYKGGMGPWEYDPKEVRLFLEKMK; this is encoded by the exons ATGTCTTTTCACAGACTGCTGGTCTATTTGTCGACATTATGCTTGTTTTTCTATTTGGTCGGACTCAATTTCATGTTCTACATTATGGGTTTTGTTTCACCAAGTCTCGCCAAGAAGCTAATCCTAAAAATGGGTGAAAGGACCACCATGACTCAGAATCCCAAATTTAAGTATGAAGATTGGGGTCTGACCTTTGGGACTATGATCTTCGTTAAAACTGCTGCATATCATATGTGGTTGTCTCTCGGACAAGATGCGTTTGTTGGAGAAAAAGCTCCGGACACACCTGTGGTCACCATGCAGGGAGATAAATCAAGTGTCTGCAAGTACATGAAAG GCAACAGACCGCTGGTGTTGAGTTTCGGAAGTTGCACCTGACCCCCGTTTATGTACAAACTTGATGAGTTCAAGGAACTCGTCAAGGACTTCAGCGATGTAGCTGATTTTCTTGTGATCTACATCGCCGAGGCGCATTCAACAG ACGGTTGGGCCTTTTCCAACAACATTGAGATCAGACAGCACCAGAGCCTGGAGGAGAGGCTGTCTGCAGCACAGATTTTGGTTCAGAAGGAACCCCTGTGTCCAGTGGTTGTGGACGACATGAAGGATGTCTCTGCCATAAAGTATGGTGCTCTGCCTGAGAGGCTTTACGTGCTGCAGGCGGGGAAAGTTGTCTACAAG GGGGGCATGGGGCCTTGGGAATACGATCCAAAGGAGGTGCGTTTGTTCCTGGAGAAGATGAAATAA